The following proteins are co-located in the Haloarcula marismortui ATCC 43049 genome:
- a CDS encoding RAD55 family ATPase, producing the protein MANRLRTGIDVLDRKLDGGIPAGSIVVLSAQPASQAELFLYELTATRGTLWLSLDRTAESVIASIEQTPANTGDPTVRHISGEAPLDNAGKLVSALPETSNLIVDPLDVLEAQEPHSRFRAFMNDLQNHIVNTGSLAIVHCLDGRDVPPLRDTTEHFADVVFQLNTTTNGDEVENRLAIPKFRGGRAPTDIIKLNLVEEVSIDTSRDIA; encoded by the coding sequence ATGGCCAACCGGTTGCGAACGGGCATCGATGTCCTCGACAGAAAGCTCGATGGTGGCATCCCTGCGGGGAGTATCGTCGTGCTCTCTGCCCAGCCGGCTAGCCAAGCGGAGCTGTTCCTCTACGAACTTACCGCCACGCGCGGGACGCTGTGGCTGTCGCTCGACCGGACCGCCGAATCAGTCATCGCGAGCATCGAACAGACGCCGGCCAATACCGGCGACCCGACGGTGCGGCACATCTCCGGCGAAGCGCCGCTTGACAACGCCGGCAAGCTCGTCTCGGCACTGCCGGAGACCTCAAACCTCATCGTCGACCCGCTCGACGTGCTGGAAGCCCAAGAGCCACACTCGCGCTTTCGCGCGTTCATGAACGACCTGCAGAACCATATCGTCAACACCGGGAGCCTCGCTATCGTCCACTGTCTCGACGGCCGTGACGTGCCACCGCTTCGAGATACGACCGAGCACTTCGCTGACGTGGTGTTCCAGCTTAACACCACAACGAACGGTGACGAGGTCGAAAACCGGCTCGCGATTCCGAAGTTCCGCGGCGGGCGCGCTCCCACTGATATCATCAAGCTCAATCTCGTCGAAGAGGTCAGCATCGATACGAGCCGCGACATCGCCTGA
- a CDS encoding FKBP-type peptidyl-prolyl cis-trans isomerase — protein sequence MSNESETDVDEETADEEEQAEGLQKGDVVKLAYTARTVDGGQLVDTTDEEVAEDDGIDTEQQEFGPRTIVLGENHIFPDVEQDIYGKEVGDEGDVTVAAADAFGEYDEEEVRTVSKDKIPEDDRYPGAHVDLEGEHGHVETIIGGRARVDFNHPLAGEDVEYDYEVLEEVTDREEKAQGIIQMMLDMELDVWFETDTVEEEQLVESEDEDEDEESEPEYETVEVEKETLYIEATPQLTMNQQWMMGKQQIAQQLTQLLDIDRIIVQEEIGGGGMGMPGMMGGMGGAGGADIEDALEDADVDAEEIVEEIEGAEE from the coding sequence ATGAGCAACGAGTCTGAGACCGACGTAGACGAGGAGACCGCAGACGAAGAAGAACAGGCTGAGGGACTCCAGAAGGGCGATGTCGTCAAGCTCGCCTACACTGCCCGCACCGTCGACGGCGGTCAGCTTGTCGATACGACCGACGAGGAAGTCGCCGAGGACGACGGTATTGATACCGAACAGCAGGAGTTCGGTCCGCGAACCATCGTGCTGGGTGAGAACCACATCTTCCCGGATGTCGAGCAGGACATCTACGGGAAGGAGGTCGGCGACGAGGGTGACGTGACCGTTGCGGCTGCCGACGCCTTCGGCGAGTACGACGAGGAAGAGGTCCGGACGGTTTCGAAGGACAAGATCCCCGAGGACGACCGCTACCCCGGCGCGCACGTCGACCTCGAGGGCGAACACGGCCACGTCGAGACCATCATCGGCGGCCGCGCGCGAGTGGACTTCAACCACCCGCTGGCCGGTGAAGACGTCGAGTACGACTACGAAGTCCTCGAAGAGGTCACGGACCGCGAGGAGAAGGCACAGGGCATCATCCAGATGATGCTCGACATGGAACTCGACGTGTGGTTCGAGACTGACACCGTCGAGGAAGAACAGCTCGTCGAGAGCGAGGACGAGGATGAAGACGAAGAGTCCGAGCCCGAGTACGAAACCGTCGAAGTCGAGAAGGAGACGCTCTACATCGAGGCGACGCCGCAGCTGACGATGAACCAGCAGTGGATGATGGGCAAACAGCAGATCGCCCAGCAGCTCACGCAGCTACTCGATATTGACCGCATCATCGTGCAGGAAGAGATCGGTGGCGGCGGCATGGGCATGCCCGGCATGATGGGCGGCATGGGCGGTGCCGGCGGTGCTGACATCGAAGACGCGCTGGAAGACGCCGACGTTGACGCCGAGGAGATCGTCGAAGAGATCGAAGGCGCCGAAGAGTAA
- a CDS encoding threonine ammonia-lyase: protein MAGRYEPIDSPDETTLFPYHDLTPPTVATVARARQRIRQHLPETPLVRSEALSEALDADVLLKREDTLPTGAFKVRGGVNLVASLDEEFHDAGLLAASTGNHGQSIAWAGREFDVPVTIGVPEEANAGKVGALEQLGAEVIQYGEDYDEAREHIEDLATQREARYVHSGNEPKLLAGVGTAGLEILDERPDVDRVFCPVGGGTAAAGYCTTLGAMTDADVVGVQAAGAPAVYRAWQDETLDALDSVDTIAEGVATRVPFALPTEILQAGLADFRLVSEDAITDAVARLFETDRIVMEGACATAVAAAIQAGDELRGETVVLPISGRNIDREKFDRLLAESEY from the coding sequence ATGGCCGGTCGCTACGAACCGATCGACTCCCCGGACGAGACGACCCTCTTTCCGTACCACGACCTGACGCCGCCGACAGTTGCAACGGTCGCTCGCGCCCGGCAACGCATCCGACAGCACCTCCCGGAGACGCCCCTGGTCCGAAGCGAAGCCCTCTCCGAAGCCCTCGACGCGGATGTCTTGCTCAAGCGAGAAGATACGCTCCCGACCGGCGCGTTCAAAGTCCGCGGCGGGGTGAACCTCGTCGCGTCCCTCGACGAGGAGTTCCACGACGCCGGACTGCTCGCCGCGAGCACGGGAAACCACGGCCAGTCTATCGCCTGGGCCGGGCGTGAGTTCGACGTACCCGTTACTATCGGCGTCCCCGAAGAAGCCAACGCCGGAAAGGTCGGCGCGCTGGAGCAACTCGGCGCAGAAGTCATCCAGTACGGCGAGGACTACGACGAGGCCCGCGAACACATCGAGGACTTGGCGACCCAGCGCGAGGCGCGCTACGTCCACTCGGGCAACGAACCGAAGCTGCTCGCCGGCGTCGGCACGGCGGGGCTCGAAATCCTTGACGAGCGCCCCGACGTCGACCGTGTGTTCTGCCCCGTCGGCGGCGGCACCGCCGCGGCCGGGTACTGCACTACGCTCGGGGCGATGACCGACGCCGATGTCGTCGGCGTGCAGGCTGCGGGCGCGCCCGCGGTGTACCGCGCTTGGCAGGACGAGACGCTGGACGCCCTCGACAGCGTCGACACTATCGCCGAGGGTGTCGCAACCCGGGTTCCGTTCGCGCTCCCGACCGAAATCCTGCAGGCGGGACTCGCCGATTTCCGACTCGTGTCCGAAGACGCCATTACCGATGCCGTGGCGCGCCTGTTCGAAACAGACCGCATCGTCATGGAAGGGGCCTGTGCGACGGCTGTCGCCGCAGCGATTCAGGCTGGTGACGAACTACGGGGCGAGACGGTCGTCCTTCCCATTTCGGGACGGAACATCGACCGAGAGAAGTTTGACCGACTGCTGGCCGAAAGCGAGTACTAG
- the cyaB gene encoding class IV adenylate cyclase, which produces MYEVEVKVPADIEAVAERLDELGAEQVDTVIQTDTYYDAPHRDFAETDEAFRVRRETRKGVTNAKVTYKGPLLEAESKSREEFETGVENGDHIDAIVQHLGFEPAATVRKNRRVYEVREYDVTLDAVDDVGEFVEVERETDGDIEPVREGAYEVLRDLSLNPNDQQRTSYLGMLLSDANE; this is translated from the coding sequence ATGTACGAAGTCGAGGTGAAAGTGCCGGCGGATATCGAGGCTGTCGCGGAGCGACTCGACGAGCTCGGAGCCGAACAGGTCGATACGGTGATACAGACGGACACGTACTACGATGCGCCCCACCGGGATTTCGCCGAGACAGACGAGGCGTTCCGGGTCCGCCGTGAAACAAGAAAAGGGGTAACGAACGCGAAAGTCACCTACAAGGGGCCACTCCTCGAAGCGGAGTCGAAGAGCCGAGAAGAGTTCGAAACGGGCGTCGAGAACGGCGACCACATCGACGCTATCGTCCAGCACCTCGGCTTCGAGCCCGCGGCGACGGTCCGGAAGAACCGCCGAGTCTACGAGGTCCGAGAGTACGATGTCACTCTCGACGCTGTCGACGATGTCGGCGAGTTCGTCGAAGTCGAGCGCGAAACCGACGGCGATATCGAACCCGTTCGAGAAGGAGCCTACGAGGTGCTTCGGGACCTCAGTCTGAACCCCAACGACCAGCAACGGACCTCCTATCTCGGGATGCTACTTAGCGATGCGAACGAGTAA
- a CDS encoding methionine adenosyltransferase codes for MTERNIHVQPASGLAVEDQDIEVVERKGIGHPDTICDGIAETVSRALAQTYIDRFGTVLHYNTDETQLVAGTAAPAYGGGEVLEPIYILVVGRATKKFDGERIPAESIALRAARDYLDEQFPHLDLGSDVIVDVQFGEGSGDLQTVFGEEAAIPMANDTSYGVGHAPLTETEQIVRNTEQKLTGEYAESNPVVGQDVKVMGKREGDHIDVTVAVAMVDEHVPDLDAYKTAVSDVRAFVTDLAEEYTDRDVTVHVNTADDYDAESIYLTTTGTSAEQGDDGSVGRGNRANGLITPNRPMSMEATSGKNPVNHIGKIYNLLSTEIAQSVANEVDGIRQVQMRLLSQIGSPIDEPHVADATVVTEDGVAVGDVEADIQATIDDELADVTDITRQVIEGDLSTF; via the coding sequence ATGACTGAGCGGAACATCCACGTCCAACCTGCAAGCGGACTCGCAGTCGAAGATCAGGACATCGAAGTCGTAGAGCGCAAGGGTATCGGCCATCCGGACACCATCTGTGACGGCATCGCAGAGACGGTTTCACGTGCACTGGCACAGACGTACATCGACCGGTTCGGCACAGTCTTGCACTATAACACAGACGAGACACAGCTCGTCGCCGGCACTGCCGCCCCTGCGTACGGCGGCGGCGAAGTGCTTGAGCCGATCTACATTCTGGTCGTCGGTCGAGCGACGAAGAAGTTCGACGGCGAGCGTATCCCGGCTGAAAGCATCGCCCTCCGGGCCGCACGCGACTACCTCGACGAGCAGTTCCCCCACCTCGATCTCGGCTCCGACGTCATCGTTGACGTTCAGTTCGGCGAAGGGTCAGGCGACCTCCAGACCGTGTTCGGTGAGGAAGCAGCAATTCCGATGGCAAACGATACCAGCTACGGTGTCGGCCACGCCCCGCTAACGGAAACCGAACAGATCGTCCGCAACACCGAGCAGAAATTGACCGGCGAGTACGCCGAGTCCAACCCAGTCGTCGGCCAAGACGTGAAGGTGATGGGCAAGCGCGAGGGCGACCACATCGACGTGACTGTGGCCGTTGCGATGGTCGACGAACACGTCCCGGACCTCGATGCGTACAAAACTGCCGTTTCGGACGTGCGAGCGTTCGTTACTGACCTCGCCGAAGAGTACACCGACCGAGACGTAACGGTCCACGTCAACACGGCCGACGATTACGACGCCGAGTCCATCTATCTCACCACCACCGGGACAAGCGCCGAGCAAGGCGATGACGGCTCTGTCGGGCGCGGGAACCGCGCGAACGGCCTCATCACGCCGAACCGCCCGATGAGCATGGAAGCGACATCTGGCAAGAACCCAGTCAACCACATCGGGAAGATCTACAATCTCCTTTCGACAGAAATCGCACAGTCCGTCGCAAATGAAGTCGATGGCATCCGACAGGTCCAGATGCGCCTGCTCTCACAGATCGGGTCGCCGATTGACGAGCCCCACGTTGCTGACGCGACGGTCGTCACCGAAGACGGCGTTGCGGTCGGCGATGTCGAAGCAGACATTCAGGCCACAATTGACGACGAACTGGCCGATGTGACCGACATCACGCGGCAGGTCATTGAGGGCGACCTCTCCACGTTCTGA